Proteins encoded within one genomic window of Oncorhynchus masou masou isolate Uvic2021 chromosome 1, UVic_Omas_1.1, whole genome shotgun sequence:
- the LOC135550708 gene encoding switch-associated protein 70-like codes for MGLLRDELLKSIWHAFTALDVDQSGKVSKSQLKVLSHNLCTVMKIPHDPVALEQHFKDDDEGPVSNQGYMPYLNRFILDKVRDNFDILEFNNVCWTLCFKKNINMSHLLISNDDAFKVWCIFNFLSEDRYPLVIITEEIEYFLRKLMEAMGGIWNQERFDDYKLTLNRKQQCLIAWELIELVGMGHFSKGMNRQTLSMGISEVFQELILDVLRQGYMMKKGHKRKNWTERWFVLGPNSMSYYVSEDLTDKKGDILLDRNCCVESLPDKEGKKCLFIVKCSDKSFEISASDKKRKQEWIQAIQTCIQLLRLGLPSPQLEARLRRRELRQKQQAEQGELEERMRLLQIANENKHRQLESMRKKLEEAAATATLEEQRRKQTQTDLQDRYRTDLEREKMVRQQMEEQVAQKSSELEQYLQRVRELEDMYHRLEDALEDERQARQDEETMRKLQTRLLEEESAKRAELEQIHLQQQRAISQTQAEKQELESERLAKEMALQAAMLQLERLERERHGALEQYEEVRMKLEQAANKTKSWKDKVAKHEGLVRLIQPGDKGPQRMTNWGPAAFTDTELDLRKKSWQERKNHNQSAQ; via the exons GTGCTCTCTCATAACCTGTGCACTGTGATGAAGATACCCCATGACCCAGTCGCCCTGGAGCAGCACTTTAAGGATGATGATGAGGGCCCTGTGTCCAACCAGGGCTACATGCCCTACCTCAATAGATTCATACTGGACAAG GTTAGGGATAACTTTGACATACTGGAGTTCAACAATGTGTGCTGGACACTGTGTTTCAAGAAAAACATCAACATGAGCCATCTTCTCATCTCCAACGATGATGCCTTCAAGGTCTGGTGCATCTTCAACTTCCTGTCTGAAGACAGGTACCCACTGGTCATCATCACAGAGGAA atTGAGTACTTCCTGCGGAAGCTGATGGAGGCCATGGGAGGCATTTGGAATCAGGAGAGGTTTGATGATTACAAGCTCACGTTGAACAGGAAGCAGCAATGCCTGATTGCCTGGGAGCTGATAGAGCTGGTTGGCATGGGCCACTTCAGTAAGGGCATGAACCGCCAGACCCTGTCCATGGGCATCTCTGAGGTCTTCCAGGAGCTCATACTGGATGTTCTCAGACAG GGCTACATGATGAAAAAAGGCCACAAAAGGAAAAATTGGACAGAGCGCTGGTTTGTGCTCGGACCAAACTCTATGTCATACTATGTGAGTGAGGACCTCACTGATAAGAAAGGGGACATTTTGCTGGACCGCAACTGTTGTGTGGAG TCTCTACCAGACAAGGAGGGGAAGAAATGCCTCTTTATAGTGAAGTGCAGCGACAAAAGCTTTGAGATCAGTGCATCGGATAAGAAGAGGAAACAAGAATGGATTCAAG CCATCCAAACATGCATCCAGCTGCTGAGGTTGGGCCTACCCTCTCCGCAACTTGAGGCCAGGCTGCGGCGCAGGGAGCTCAGGCAGAAACAGCAGGCCGAACAGGGGgagctggaggagaggatgaggctgCTGCAGATAGCCAATGAAAACAAGCATAGACAACTGGAGTCCATGAGGAAG AAACTGGAGGAGGCAGCGGCCACAGCGACtctggaggagcagaggagaaaaCAGACCCAGACTGACCTGCAGGACCGCTACagaacagacctggagagagagaaaatg GTTCGTCAGCAGATGGAGGAGCAGGTGGCCCAGAAGTCCAGTGAGTTGGAGCAGTACCTGCAGCGTGTCAGGGAGCTGGAGGACATGTACCACCGCCTGGAGGATGCACTAGAGGATGAGAGACAGGCCAGGCAGGATGAGGAGACCATGCGCAAACTACAGACCAG GCTTCTGGAGGAGGAGTCAGCCAAGCGGGCGGAGCTGGAGCAAATCCACCTGCAGCAGCAGAGAGCCATCTCCCAGACCCAGGCTGAGAAGCAGGAGCTGGAGAGCGAGCGGCTGGCCAAGGAGATGGCCCTGCAAGCAGCCATGTTGCAGCTGGAGagacttgagagagagaggcacggagCGCTGGAGCAGTACGAG GAGGTGAGAATGAAATTGGAGCAGGCAGCTAATAAGACCAAGAGCTGGAAGGACAAGGTGGCCAAGCATGAGGGACTGGTCCGTCTCATCCAGCCAG GTGATAAAGGACCACAGAGGATGACTAACTGGGGCCCAGCAGCCTTCACAGACACTGAGCTGGACCTGAGGAAGAAGTCCTGGCAGGAGAGGAAGAACCACAACCAGTCAGCCCAGTAG